One Paenibacillus crassostreae DNA segment encodes these proteins:
- the rbsB gene encoding ribose ABC transporter substrate-binding protein RbsB — protein MKKSALILISLLLVLLTGCSLEPPEWAKSNNNDNLDQIKIGLSISTLNNPFFVSLKDGVMNEANKLGMEVIVIDAQNDSAKQSNDVEDLMQQGVNSLLINPVDSSAISTVVQTANSLGIPVIALDRSSEQGDVEALVASDNVKGGVMGAEYIVEQLGKGAKVIELEGSPGASATRERGEGFHQIADTQLDVIAKQSADFDRTKGLTVMENLLQGNPEVQAVFAHNDEMALGAIEAIQSSGKNIPVIGFDGNDDALDSIQAGKLTGTVAQQPELIGELSVQAAKDVLEGKNVESLIAAPLKLVVKE, from the coding sequence ATGAAAAAGAGTGCGCTAATTCTTATTTCATTACTATTGGTGTTGCTAACAGGATGTTCATTAGAGCCACCAGAGTGGGCTAAATCGAATAACAATGATAATTTAGATCAGATAAAAATTGGATTATCGATTTCAACACTAAACAACCCATTCTTCGTATCTTTAAAAGATGGTGTTATGAATGAGGCTAATAAGCTAGGAATGGAAGTTATTGTGATTGATGCACAAAATGATTCAGCGAAACAGAGTAATGACGTTGAAGATCTAATGCAACAAGGCGTGAATTCTCTTCTGATCAATCCAGTGGATTCATCTGCTATTTCTACGGTAGTACAGACAGCTAATAGTCTAGGCATTCCTGTCATTGCATTGGATCGCTCCTCTGAACAAGGAGATGTTGAAGCACTCGTGGCCTCAGATAATGTAAAAGGTGGAGTAATGGGTGCGGAGTATATTGTAGAACAACTTGGCAAAGGTGCGAAAGTGATTGAGCTAGAAGGTTCACCAGGGGCATCCGCTACGCGTGAACGTGGCGAAGGATTCCATCAAATTGCGGATACTCAGCTTGATGTTATTGCGAAGCAGTCCGCTGATTTTGACCGTACGAAGGGATTGACCGTGATGGAGAACTTGCTTCAAGGAAATCCAGAAGTTCAAGCTGTTTTTGCTCACAATGATGAAATGGCACTTGGTGCGATAGAAGCGATACAAAGTTCAGGTAAAAATATTCCTGTGATTGGATTTGATGGAAATGATGATGCTCTAGATTCAATTCAAGCTGGTAAATTAACAGGGACTGTTGCTCAACAACCTGAATTAATTGGGGAACTATCCGTTCAAGCAGCCAAAGATGTTCTAGAAGGGAAGAACGTAGAAAGTTTGATTGCTGCACCACTTAAGTTGGTAGTGAAAGAGTAA
- a CDS encoding ABC transporter permease subunit, producing the protein MKTINDEKGNKGFKIGQITQTLGPLLGLIILIIIVTVLNPSFLDPLNILNLLRQVAINALIAFGMTFVILTGGIDLSVGSILALSSALMANLMLSGLDPILAIIVGCLLGGVMGMVNGLMITKGKMAPFIATLATMTIFRGLTLVYTNGNPITGLGDSMMFQLFGRGYFLGIPVPAITMIIVFIVLWVVLHKTPFGRKTYAIGGNEKASIISGIKVARVKIMIYSLIGMLSALAGAILTSRLNSAQPTAGTSYELDAIAAVVLGGTSLTGGRGRIVGTLIGALIIGILNNGLNLLGVSSFYQMVVKGIVIAIAVLIDRKKTA; encoded by the coding sequence ATGAAAACGATCAACGATGAAAAAGGTAATAAAGGCTTTAAAATCGGTCAAATCACGCAAACACTTGGTCCATTATTAGGACTAATCATACTCATAATTATTGTAACCGTGCTGAACCCAAGCTTTTTAGATCCGTTAAATATTTTAAATTTATTAAGACAGGTTGCTATTAATGCACTGATTGCTTTTGGAATGACCTTTGTAATTCTAACAGGAGGTATCGATTTATCGGTTGGTTCAATTCTCGCTCTATCTAGTGCGTTGATGGCGAATCTTATGCTCTCAGGATTGGATCCGATCTTAGCTATCATCGTGGGTTGTTTACTTGGTGGAGTGATGGGTATGGTCAACGGGCTAATGATTACTAAAGGTAAAATGGCGCCTTTTATCGCGACGTTGGCAACGATGACGATCTTCAGAGGATTAACGCTTGTGTATACAAATGGTAACCCCATAACAGGTCTTGGTGACAGCATGATGTTCCAATTATTTGGGCGAGGATATTTTCTAGGTATTCCTGTACCTGCGATCACGATGATTATCGTATTTATTGTCTTATGGGTCGTATTACACAAAACTCCTTTTGGTCGTAAAACATATGCGATTGGTGGTAACGAAAAGGCATCCATCATTTCTGGTATCAAAGTCGCACGTGTAAAAATCATGATTTATTCATTGATTGGTATGTTATCTGCATTAGCTGGAGCTATCTTGACTTCTAGGTTGAACTCAGCACAACCAACTGCCGGTACATCCTATGAGTTAGATGCGATCGCAGCGGTTGTATTAGGTGGAACGAGCTTAACAGGTGGACGAGGAAGAATAGTAGGTACTCTCATTGGTGCACTAATCATCGGTATATTGAATAATGGATTGAATTTACTTGGAGTATCCTCTTTCTATCAAATGGTAGTTAAAGGGATCGTTATTGCAATTGCTGTATTAATTGACCGTAAGAAAACGGCATAA
- a CDS encoding sugar ABC transporter ATP-binding protein codes for MHITMHDIYKSFGTNRVLTGVNFDLQEGEIHALMGENGAGKSTLMNILIGLHQRDQGTIMIDDKETYFESPKEAEQRGIAFIHQELNVWSDMTVLDNLFIGKERTSNFGLLNMKEMKALATEQFRKLSVSIPLNQEAGKCSVGEKQMIEIAKALMTDAKVIVMDEPTAALTEREIRKLFEVIASLKKDGVSIVYISHRMEEIFEICDRITVMRDGKTVDTKAIPETNFDDVVKKMVGREITDRYPERTSNLGEIVLEVKNTSKKGQFKDVSFSLRAGEILGFSGLMGSGRTEIMRTVFGIDSLDKGEIWVHGKKVSIRNPEDAVKAGIGFVTEDRKDEGLVLDFSIRDNMVLTNLHSFAPKGLIKDKKEQEFVDVLIKRLQIKTQSSATLVRSLSGGNQQKVVIAKWIGIGLSVLILDEPTRGVDVGAKREIYQLMNELTERGVAIIMVSSELPEVLGMSDRILVVHEGHISGELSKQEATQENIMTLATGGQ; via the coding sequence ATTTCGATTTACAGGAAGGTGAAATCCACGCGTTAATGGGCGAGAATGGTGCGGGCAAGTCTACATTAATGAACATTCTGATTGGTCTTCATCAGCGTGATCAAGGCACGATAATGATAGATGATAAGGAAACGTATTTTGAGAGTCCTAAAGAAGCGGAACAAAGAGGAATTGCGTTTATCCATCAAGAGCTTAATGTATGGTCAGATATGACTGTGCTCGATAATTTATTCATCGGTAAGGAACGGACATCGAATTTTGGACTATTAAATATGAAAGAGATGAAAGCGCTAGCTACAGAGCAGTTTCGGAAACTCTCTGTGAGCATTCCACTGAACCAAGAAGCAGGGAAATGTTCGGTAGGTGAGAAACAAATGATCGAGATAGCGAAAGCATTAATGACTGATGCCAAGGTTATTGTCATGGACGAGCCTACCGCTGCTTTAACAGAAAGAGAAATACGGAAACTATTTGAAGTTATTGCATCACTAAAAAAGGATGGCGTATCAATCGTATATATTTCACATCGAATGGAAGAGATATTTGAGATATGTGACCGGATTACGGTCATGCGTGATGGGAAAACAGTAGATACTAAGGCGATCCCTGAAACAAACTTTGATGATGTAGTTAAAAAAATGGTTGGGCGAGAAATAACGGATCGCTACCCAGAGCGTACATCCAATCTTGGAGAAATTGTGCTAGAAGTTAAGAATACATCAAAGAAGGGGCAATTCAAAGACGTTAGTTTCTCTTTACGGGCTGGTGAAATATTAGGATTCTCTGGATTAATGGGGTCAGGACGAACAGAAATTATGAGAACTGTATTCGGAATAGATTCCTTAGATAAAGGTGAAATTTGGGTACACGGGAAAAAAGTATCCATTCGAAACCCTGAAGATGCTGTTAAAGCAGGCATAGGATTTGTTACAGAAGACCGGAAAGACGAAGGGTTAGTGCTAGATTTCTCCATTCGTGACAATATGGTTCTTACGAACCTTCATAGTTTTGCACCTAAAGGATTAATTAAAGATAAGAAAGAACAGGAATTTGTAGATGTTCTCATTAAGCGTCTGCAGATCAAGACACAGTCCTCAGCAACACTAGTTCGTAGTCTATCTGGCGGAAATCAACAGAAAGTGGTTATTGCGAAATGGATAGGAATTGGACTGAGTGTACTAATACTAGATGAACCAACACGTGGGGTTGATGTAGGAGCGAAACGCGAAATTTATCAATTAATGAATGAGTTAACGGAACGTGGTGTTGCCATTATTATGGTCTCCTCAGAGCTGCCGGAAGTCTTAGGCATGAGTGACCGAATTCTAGTCGTTCATGAAGGGCATATAAGTGGAGAACTTTCGAAACAGGAAGCCACACAAGAAAACATTATGACATTAGCTACAGGAGGTCAATAG